A single Calidifontibacter indicus DNA region contains:
- a CDS encoding ABC transporter ATP-binding protein, whose product MDRATALELTDWRPTAGENDPPGYDPENKLTWDDYDFGRVPGTVEWNTAPGEPVIRVENLGIEFLRGRKRNLSLREIIFTGRSAHDKQTFWALRNINFTVGRGEAVGLVGGNGGGKSTLLKMIAGTLLPDEGKATVSEGVAPLIELTGGFIGDLSARENIYLTAGLHGMSKEQIDERFDEIVDFAGPAVRDGLDVPYRHFSSGMQVRLGFAVITCLDEPIILVDEVLAVGDAAFRSKCYTRMENLLDEGRTLFLVSHSEGDLMRFCTRGLYLKGGELAMDGPMDQVMEQYMSDLMGADHTRPTDATRAESWLKREDSRVRNRLRRDQVRATAGA is encoded by the coding sequence ATGGACCGCGCTACCGCGCTGGAACTCACCGACTGGCGTCCGACGGCCGGCGAGAACGACCCGCCCGGCTACGACCCGGAGAACAAGCTCACCTGGGACGACTACGACTTCGGACGCGTCCCGGGCACCGTGGAGTGGAACACCGCACCCGGTGAGCCGGTGATCCGCGTGGAGAATCTCGGCATCGAGTTCCTGCGCGGCCGCAAGCGCAACCTGTCGCTGCGGGAGATCATCTTCACCGGCCGCAGCGCCCACGACAAGCAGACCTTCTGGGCGCTGCGCAACATCAACTTCACCGTGGGCCGTGGCGAGGCCGTCGGCCTGGTCGGCGGCAACGGCGGCGGCAAGTCGACCTTGCTGAAGATGATCGCCGGCACCCTGCTGCCGGACGAGGGCAAGGCGACCGTCAGCGAGGGTGTGGCGCCGCTGATCGAACTGACCGGCGGCTTCATCGGCGACCTGTCGGCCCGGGAGAACATCTACCTGACCGCCGGCCTGCACGGCATGAGCAAGGAGCAGATCGACGAACGGTTCGACGAGATCGTCGACTTCGCCGGCCCGGCGGTGCGCGACGGGCTCGACGTGCCCTACCGGCACTTCAGCTCCGGTATGCAGGTGCGCCTCGGCTTCGCGGTCATCACCTGTCTGGACGAGCCCATCATCCTGGTCGACGAGGTGCTCGCCGTCGGCGACGCCGCCTTCCGCAGCAAGTGCTACACCCGCATGGAGAACCTGCTCGACGAGGGACGCACGCTGTTCCTCGTCTCCCACTCCGAGGGCGACCTGATGCGCTTCTGCACCCGCGGTCTCTACCTCAAGGGCGGCGAGCTGGCGATGGACGGGCCGATGGACCAGGTGATGGAGCAGTACATGAGCGACCTCATGGGCGCCGACCACACCCGGCCGACCGACGCGACACGCGCCGAGAGCTGGCTCAAGCGCGAGGACTCACGGGTGCGCAACCGGTTGCGCCGCGACCAGGTGCGCGCCACCGCCGGAGCCTGA
- a CDS encoding TIGR03089 family protein has product MRPDRLLAHLLTSDPARPRVTYYDDTEGPTRGERIELSAKVVGNWVNKAANLLQEEFDAGPGTRVALLLPAEHWRTVYWALAVWSVGATVASTDGDVVIGVAGEQVGSAGAPDIAVTLAALARQASAPTGTALDEAKELATYGDRFTPWATADDDAPALVTGDGTWSYGDLVEAAPTARRFVTGDLPSVLRSVASSFAADGSVVLVRNADPATLAQRLSAEGVDA; this is encoded by the coding sequence ATGCGACCCGACCGGCTCCTGGCACACCTGCTGACCTCCGACCCGGCTCGACCCCGGGTCACCTACTACGACGACACCGAGGGCCCGACCCGCGGCGAACGCATCGAACTGTCGGCGAAGGTGGTCGGCAACTGGGTGAACAAGGCTGCCAACCTGCTGCAGGAGGAGTTCGACGCCGGCCCGGGCACGCGGGTCGCACTGCTGCTGCCCGCCGAACACTGGCGCACGGTCTACTGGGCGCTGGCCGTCTGGTCGGTCGGAGCGACCGTGGCGTCGACCGACGGCGACGTCGTGATCGGGGTGGCCGGGGAACAGGTCGGTTCCGCCGGTGCGCCCGACATCGCGGTCACCCTGGCCGCGCTCGCCCGCCAGGCGAGCGCTCCGACCGGCACCGCGCTGGACGAGGCCAAGGAGTTGGCGACCTACGGCGACCGGTTCACCCCGTGGGCGACGGCCGACGACGACGCGCCCGCTCTGGTGACCGGCGACGGCACCTGGAGCTACGGCGATCTGGTCGAGGCGGCGCCCACCGCGCGCCGATTCGTCACCGGTGATCTGCCCTCGGTGCTGCGGTCGGTGGCGTCGTCGTTCGCGGCGGACGGCTCGGTGGTGTTGGTCAGGAACGCAGACCCGGCAACCCTCGCCCAGCGGCTGTCCGCGGAGGGGGTCGACGCGTAA
- a CDS encoding aldo/keto reductase has product MPRTRVVIQSRLNSSRLPGKALMTIGGMPLIELVARRASRSGHEVIVATSEEHYDTRIADHLQRVGIPVMRGSLDDVLGRFVTATADLDDDDRVVRLTGDNPVADSDLVDELLAAMDAGGNAYGRVDIDQVPEGLGAEGFWVRDLRRAAATTHEPYDREHVTPWLRRNLGELLFAPADNPGDPLRFRCTVDVLSDFDRVARLFSGVEDPVAISWVDLMARLDAMVQAEGATVPARDHRLFSQSVLTLGGTQLSGPFASAPPEVRQMLARAVDHAVTHVEVGRADANAERILRSCGEPQLTQRLKFISRLQPLLAGDASMARLGVEASLERSFAELGRRQVAAALLSGIEQVGLGGGGAWQRLQDYKATGEVTAVGVSLAHASEAEALLDIPGLDYLEIPFNVLSAPLPEAVETLAARGVVVLAHSIYAGGSLLSGAHPRTQALAKAADAVRRQGIADLAVSYVLGHRAISSIALGTVTDDQMRHNLDLAAMEPLSDNEIQRVRELLD; this is encoded by the coding sequence TTGCCCCGCACCCGCGTCGTCATCCAGTCCCGCCTGAACTCCTCCCGCCTGCCCGGCAAGGCGCTCATGACGATCGGCGGCATGCCGCTCATCGAGCTGGTGGCTCGCCGTGCCTCGCGATCGGGCCACGAGGTGATCGTGGCGACGAGCGAGGAGCACTACGACACCCGCATCGCCGATCATCTGCAGCGCGTGGGCATTCCGGTGATGCGCGGCTCGCTCGACGACGTGCTCGGCCGGTTCGTGACGGCGACCGCCGACCTCGACGACGACGACCGGGTGGTGCGCCTCACCGGGGACAACCCGGTCGCCGACTCCGACCTGGTCGACGAACTCCTCGCCGCCATGGACGCCGGTGGCAACGCGTACGGCCGGGTCGACATCGACCAGGTGCCCGAGGGGCTGGGCGCCGAGGGCTTCTGGGTGCGCGACCTGCGGCGGGCCGCCGCCACGACGCACGAGCCCTACGACCGCGAACACGTCACCCCGTGGTTGCGGCGCAACCTCGGCGAACTGCTGTTCGCGCCCGCCGACAACCCGGGCGACCCGCTGCGGTTCCGCTGCACGGTCGACGTGCTGAGCGACTTCGACCGCGTGGCGCGCCTGTTCTCCGGTGTCGAGGATCCGGTGGCGATCAGCTGGGTCGACCTCATGGCCCGGCTCGACGCGATGGTGCAGGCCGAGGGCGCCACCGTGCCGGCCCGCGACCACCGACTGTTCAGCCAGTCCGTCCTCACCCTGGGCGGCACGCAACTGTCCGGCCCGTTCGCCTCGGCGCCGCCGGAGGTGCGCCAGATGCTGGCCCGCGCCGTCGACCACGCCGTCACCCACGTCGAGGTCGGCCGCGCCGACGCCAACGCCGAACGCATCCTGCGCAGTTGCGGTGAGCCGCAGCTGACCCAACGGCTGAAGTTCATCTCCCGCCTGCAGCCGCTGCTCGCCGGCGACGCGTCGATGGCCCGGCTCGGGGTCGAGGCGAGCCTGGAACGTTCGTTCGCCGAACTCGGCCGACGCCAGGTCGCCGCCGCACTGCTCAGCGGGATCGAGCAGGTGGGGCTCGGCGGCGGGGGCGCCTGGCAGCGCCTCCAGGACTACAAGGCAACCGGCGAGGTCACCGCGGTCGGGGTGTCGCTGGCCCACGCGTCCGAGGCCGAAGCACTGCTCGACATCCCCGGACTCGACTACCTCGAGATCCCGTTCAACGTGCTGTCGGCACCCTTGCCGGAGGCCGTCGAGACACTGGCCGCGCGCGGCGTCGTCGTGCTCGCGCACTCGATCTACGCCGGTGGCAGCCTGCTGTCGGGCGCGCATCCGCGCACCCAGGCACTCGCGAAGGCCGCCGACGCCGTCAGGCGCCAGGGCATCGCCGATCTCGCGGTGTCATACGTGCTCGGGCACCGTGCGATCAGCTCGATCGCGCTCGGCACCGTGACCGACGATCAGATGCGGCACAACCTCGACCTGGCAGCGATGGAACCGTTGTCGGACAACGAGATCCAGCGCGTGCGCGAGCTGCTCGACTGA
- a CDS encoding PseG/SpsG family protein — protein sequence MSLPRDTTSGLAVGVRVDAGGRMGVGHAVRCLALTQELRGRGLPVTVFGRLDIDWVRAGYEQVDVPVRAAEQMLDAPLSHAVVDGYEIPSSLGQSLRDNGIRVAALIDDDFGAHQVADLYVDQNFGARPHEGGPEGSVALAGPDYALFRDEILAARSNAAAQSSAPVKVLAVFGGTDPFGASEVLVPMLLDTGVPMHLLVLCPDPERAIRLRRLPVASGQEVEVVAALPDLAATAAGCDLAVSAAGSTVWELLTVGTPTAVVCVVDNQEPGYRATTAAGLVVPAGRLPALTSPNADARERAEAVTALHRLLTDADLRRSLREGGRRLFDGRGRERVADALLAD from the coding sequence ATGTCACTCCCCCGCGACACCACCTCGGGTCTCGCAGTGGGTGTGCGGGTCGATGCCGGCGGACGGATGGGAGTCGGTCACGCCGTCCGCTGTCTGGCCCTGACGCAGGAACTGCGTGGCCGCGGCTTGCCGGTGACGGTCTTCGGCCGCCTCGACATCGACTGGGTGCGTGCCGGTTACGAGCAGGTCGACGTGCCGGTGCGGGCGGCCGAGCAGATGCTGGACGCTCCGCTCAGCCACGCCGTCGTCGACGGCTACGAGATTCCGTCGAGTCTCGGACAATCCCTGCGCGACAACGGTATTCGGGTCGCTGCTCTCATCGACGACGACTTCGGCGCACACCAGGTCGCCGATCTGTACGTCGACCAGAACTTCGGCGCGCGACCACACGAGGGCGGGCCCGAGGGGTCTGTGGCGTTGGCCGGCCCCGACTACGCGCTGTTCCGCGACGAGATCCTCGCTGCCCGCTCGAACGCAGCGGCGCAGTCGTCGGCCCCGGTGAAGGTGCTCGCCGTGTTCGGTGGCACCGACCCGTTCGGGGCCTCGGAGGTGCTGGTGCCGATGCTGCTCGACACGGGCGTGCCGATGCACCTGCTCGTGCTGTGCCCCGACCCCGAGCGGGCGATCCGGCTGCGCCGCCTTCCGGTCGCGAGCGGCCAGGAGGTGGAGGTCGTGGCGGCCCTGCCCGACCTCGCCGCCACGGCGGCGGGTTGCGACCTCGCGGTGAGCGCGGCCGGTTCGACGGTCTGGGAGTTGCTCACCGTCGGCACCCCTACCGCCGTGGTGTGCGTGGTCGACAACCAGGAACCCGGCTACCGCGCGACGACCGCGGCCGGGTTGGTGGTGCCCGCCGGGCGCCTCCCGGCGCTGACCTCGCCCAACGCCGATGCGCGTGAGCGCGCCGAGGCCGTCACCGCGCTGCACCGGCTGCTCACCGATGCCGACCTACGCCGGTCGTTGCGCGAGGGCGGCCGACGGTTGTTCGACGGACGCGGCCGCGAGCGCGTGGCCGACGCGCTGTTGGCCGACTGA
- the pseB gene encoding UDP-N-acetylglucosamine 4,6-dehydratase (inverting), giving the protein MSILEGSSILITGGTGSFGKAFITRLLKDVNPKRVVIYSRDELKQWEARQLFKDDPRLRWFIGDVRDLDRLRRAMHGIDYVVHAAALKQVDTGEYNPHEFVKTNVLGSQNVIEAAIDAGVKKVVALSTDKASSPINLYGATKLTADKLFVLGNHYAAAYPTRFAVVRYGNVTGSRGSIIPKFRALAAAGESLPITDLRCTRFLITLPDAVQMVLDTFEMMQGGELVVPHIPSHKVTDLAQAVAPGAKMHDIGLRPGEKLHEEMISQEEGRRAVMVMDGKYYILQPEFATWGYEPPKDAVPVPEGFHCASDKNDIWIDADDIRKLLESGI; this is encoded by the coding sequence GTGAGCATCCTCGAGGGTTCGTCCATCCTGATCACCGGTGGTACCGGGTCTTTCGGAAAGGCGTTCATCACCCGCCTGCTCAAGGACGTCAACCCCAAGCGCGTCGTCATCTACTCGCGCGACGAACTCAAGCAGTGGGAAGCGCGGCAGCTGTTCAAGGACGACCCGCGGCTGCGCTGGTTCATCGGCGACGTGCGTGACCTCGACCGGCTGCGCCGTGCGATGCACGGCATCGACTATGTGGTGCATGCCGCCGCGCTGAAGCAGGTCGACACCGGCGAGTACAACCCGCACGAGTTCGTGAAGACCAACGTGCTCGGCAGCCAGAACGTCATCGAGGCGGCCATCGACGCCGGCGTCAAGAAGGTCGTCGCACTGTCGACCGACAAGGCCTCGAGCCCGATCAACCTCTACGGCGCCACCAAGCTCACCGCCGACAAGCTGTTCGTGCTCGGCAACCACTACGCCGCCGCCTACCCGACCCGGTTCGCGGTCGTGCGCTACGGCAACGTGACCGGCTCGCGCGGCTCGATCATCCCGAAGTTCCGCGCGCTGGCCGCCGCCGGCGAGTCGCTGCCGATCACCGACCTGCGCTGCACCCGCTTCCTGATCACCCTGCCCGACGCGGTGCAGATGGTGCTCGACACCTTCGAGATGATGCAGGGCGGCGAGCTGGTCGTGCCGCACATCCCGTCGCACAAGGTCACCGACCTCGCTCAGGCCGTTGCGCCCGGCGCCAAGATGCACGACATCGGTCTGCGCCCCGGCGAGAAGCTGCACGAGGAGATGATCTCCCAGGAGGAAGGCCGCCGCGCCGTCATGGTGATGGACGGCAAGTACTACATCCTCCAGCCGGAGTTCGCGACCTGGGGTTACGAGCCGCCGAAGGACGCTGTGCCGGTGCCCGAGGGCTTCCACTGCGCGTCCGACAAGAACGACATCTGGATCGACGCCGACGACATCCGCAAGCTGTTGGAGTCCGGGATCTGA
- a CDS encoding DegT/DnrJ/EryC1/StrS family aminotransferase, producing the protein MVLPYGRQSIDESDIEAVAQVLRSDWLTTGPAVETFEADVARIAGVPDPAVSVTSGTAALHTAYAALQVQPGDQVITTPLTFFATATCAMWQGAEIVFADVSPDTGNLDPESVAERITERTKVVAGVDYAGHPIDAPALKKVAHDHGALLLEDAAHSIAGLLDGVPVGSLADITTFSFFPTKNLTTGEGGAVVSPNSDLLERARMFKGIGYERKPELMQEHGGWYYEVTSLGLNYRLPDVLAVLGSSQIKRLERFKTRRQEITDRYNEGLAGIEELILPAHREGASPMWHLYPLRIQDGRRRELFDHLRAGGIGVQVNYIPVHHQPLFAELGHRKGSCPVAETYAEQEISLPMFPDLTDSQVDEVIGLVRGFLGA; encoded by the coding sequence ATGGTGCTGCCGTACGGCCGTCAGTCGATCGACGAGAGCGATATCGAGGCTGTCGCGCAGGTGCTGCGCAGCGACTGGCTGACCACCGGCCCGGCGGTCGAGACCTTCGAGGCCGACGTCGCCCGCATCGCCGGTGTCCCCGACCCCGCGGTCTCGGTCACCTCCGGCACCGCAGCCCTGCACACCGCGTACGCCGCACTGCAGGTGCAGCCGGGCGACCAGGTGATCACCACGCCGCTCACCTTCTTCGCCACCGCCACCTGCGCGATGTGGCAGGGCGCCGAGATCGTCTTCGCCGATGTCAGCCCCGACACCGGCAACCTCGACCCCGAGTCGGTGGCCGAGCGCATCACCGAGCGCACCAAGGTCGTCGCCGGTGTCGACTACGCCGGCCACCCGATCGACGCGCCCGCCCTGAAGAAGGTGGCTCATGACCACGGCGCGCTGCTGCTCGAGGACGCCGCGCACAGCATTGCCGGATTGCTCGACGGCGTGCCGGTCGGCTCGCTGGCCGACATCACCACGTTCAGTTTCTTCCCGACCAAGAACCTCACCACCGGTGAGGGCGGTGCGGTCGTCTCGCCGAACAGCGACCTGCTGGAGCGAGCCCGCATGTTCAAGGGCATCGGTTACGAGCGCAAGCCCGAGCTGATGCAGGAGCACGGCGGTTGGTACTACGAGGTCACCTCGCTGGGCCTCAACTACCGGTTGCCTGACGTGCTCGCCGTGCTCGGTTCGAGCCAGATCAAGCGTCTGGAGCGGTTCAAGACCCGCCGCCAGGAGATCACCGACCGCTACAACGAGGGCCTGGCGGGCATCGAGGAGCTCATCCTCCCGGCTCACCGCGAGGGCGCCTCCCCGATGTGGCACCTCTACCCGTTGCGCATTCAGGACGGTCGTCGCCGCGAGCTGTTCGATCACCTGCGCGCGGGCGGAATCGGGGTGCAGGTCAACTACATTCCGGTGCACCACCAACCGCTCTTCGCCGAGCTCGGACACCGCAAGGGCAGCTGCCCGGTCGCCGAGACCTACGCCGAGCAGGAGATCAGCCTGCCGATGTTCCCCGACCTCACCGACTCCCAGGTCGACGAGGTCATCGGCTTGGTGCGGGGCTTCCTCGGAGCCTGA